The genomic window GATGACACTGCATGCTGGTTTTAGTGCTCACAATTCCTATTGTATATTGATTTCTGCAATCACAGGGAGGACTAAAGAGAAAATAGCAGTCTGCGTAGTTTCAAACTCAGTCTGCTGCCATAGGCTTCTCTCTAAGGGGAGAAACATCACAACTATAGTTACCAAGCTGTAATAttacctctccttttctgtagtacttggtttcctttcaaaaactgcGTGGTCCTGTCTGGTGGGATCGTAACGGAGGGCATTAATGTctctaagaaaacagaaaggcaaagagaaaccaTGAGACACTCTAAAGGCTCAAATGAAAGCTACCCCAAACCTTTACAGTAGGATACAAATTCAAATTGGCTTCTTCACCAAAATCACTCCAAAATGTAATTGACATTTAGAAAGTCCCTGCTAGTCAGTGCCTGGGAATTCCATTAAATACTGACTTCAAATACACACAAGAAAGGAAGTACTTTCCTCAGCCGTCTAGGCAGAAATTTTGGTTAGGAAACACCGGCAAAACTTAAGCCTCCCTAGAACTCCTTCACTGATGGCAGATGATTCATACTTGAATTTCTTGGCacttgttgctgttttacttGGCTTAGGCTGTTCCAGCTTGATGTTCAAGAGGCTTCCCAGTatctgcagagttttcttttttatctgcAGCAAGTTCGTCTTCCTCATCTGCCTTCAAGCTCTTTGTCTCTGCTAAGATAAcaagaaatacattatattttccctgctgagcctgtgATATTTGATGCATAGTATCACTACAGTACTAGCAGAGCTCACGTCTATCAACACATCGCTTCCTTTATCTAAAAGCTACTCAGAGACTTTGTCCCTTGCACTGTAGAAAATCTTGGGTTAGAACAGTTCTGGGCATCTATTTCATGTGAAGGCCAGATCAGGTATTTAacatgtttcctgctgctgtcatgtaactgcaacccctctgccactgctgatgCTCTACAGAAGATCACATGAAAGCAATGAAGGGAATAGCAGAGTGAGGCAAAAATttaagtttcagaaagaaattgaatcctgaaaactgggttaatttctttttcttgggggtggatattcaaactttttctattttcagcttttctgccttctgctgctaaagaaaaaaaatgaccctACTTAAGACTGCCAAAtcagccacaggctgcaggatggctacaaaacaaacagtttaaatgaaTATAATGATCCAAAAGGGGGTTTTTCTAAGTCACCGCTTACCCAGTTTTTCAATGTGGATAAACACATTCTGATATcatgctgtattaaaaatagtctcaaatgttgttttattagGCACATGTGCCTCACTCAGCTGttccaaatacttttgcagCATACACCTTTAagaaagcacagccacccctggtgtttcccatgcagagccacagcagaggtgggtggttttcttttaagggaTCACCAAAGAAGGTAAAGGAGGTCATAAGGTGCTTCAAAAGCTAAAGCTCCATGATATGGCTCCATTACTACCAGTAACCAGGAAGTATGGGCAGCTTTaccttcctcctcactgtcACTCTCCAGGAATCGGGCGTCCATGCGGAATCTTTCATCGGTGCCAAATCGGGactgcagcctcaggagctaaacaaatgaaacaagtgctcttaagcactggaggaggaaatcagcaacgttcaatccctttcttttcatACTTCATGGCAACATACTAATAATCTTTAGCTCTTGAGGccttttccaggaatttctttggATACAAAGATAACACCACACATTATTTCCTCCATGGCCACTCTTTCCTCTGTTGAAGggaattctattttaaattgaTATAAATCATACTCAGTAATAATACAAGCCTAccagttctgttcctctgaagtGGCCCTATAGACtctcagaggaaaattaaattccAGTGATGGGTTCACTcactttttccccagctttgccTTCAAACTGTGGCTTAATTATGAATCGTTCATTGTCCGTGTTGTCTTCCTCGTCCTCACTGCTGTCAAACAGTTTGCCTGAAGGCTTGGGAGCAGATGTATcctttgttaaacaaaaaggaaaaacaaaagaaggaggTTATTTACATCTGAGAATATAAATCAGTACCAACTTTGTTCATGtcctttccagttttcctgaaaaagtgGATTTCCTGCACaaccctgtgcatttccagcactgatcaACATGCTGCCAATCTTATCTTGTATACACACCTCGTGCAACTCTggtttataattataaaattaaaattatgattattCCATTTCATCATGGGCAAAATATCCACGTAATGGTGTCCAGGTTTAGCCTAGCTTTTTACCAActctggactggccccccttcccccctctcaAAAGCCTCCCCAGCAAAcggaagaaacactgaaaagaaattaactcaaaagaaactgaaatgaataaaaagaagaaattatattttctaacattcacaatcACACTGTGTACAcagtacgtaggatcccacccccaggggaaagggaaaaggggactgatcaacaagaaaattgggaagaaacaaaaccaaaccaaaaaaaaacccaaatgaaacagacaaacacaattaaaaacttcaaggaaggggaacaagcatgaaacaatctcacccaggacaggagaaccaccagcaACCGAAGGGATCAGACTCCAGCCTCTCCCACCAGCAACCCCGGCCAAGGAAAAAGggacaaccaaaaccaaaaacccctcCTCCCCTACTATGTGGAagacacatgtggaatacttgtaacttccttagatacagtggttactgaggaagccatgggtagAACCATTACAAATGGGCAACTCAGATTTTACAACagttaaaaaattgcaaatttctGATTACATCAAGGAAGGTAAAAATGTCAATGGCTAAATAACGATAATGGTCCTAATCTCAATACATTTATAAGgcaaaatcccaacaaaagcaaacccaatgcTTTAAAGTTTTAGCAGAGatgcaattaaaaaatgtcatagaTAAGAAGttctatttgagaaaaaaataagtatttaattgTACTAAACCATGGCAGTAAAATCATGAGGAGTCTGCTAATGATAGTAAAGACGAAACCTTACACAGTTCTTTGGAGCTCAACAAAAACAAGATACTGCCTTAGCACTTCATCCAGTCTCAGAAAGAGCAGAGTACTTCTGTACTGCTCAAGCCCAATCTCCTCCCCTGCCTTTgcctaaaagcagaggaatttcaaCACTAATTATAcagaagttctttctcttctaagtTAGAATACCTTCTGTACCAATCTCAAACTCCTTCCAAATTCTCCAAGCTCTCAAGCTTTCTCAGATGAATGGTTAAGTACTGTCAAACCTGTCTGATGTTAATTCAAAACTTACCTACATTTCTCTGGCACTTCACTAGGAAATCTAATCTTCAGAACAAAAGGCATGGTCACACAGGGCTTTTGCCTAATAACACTTACTTCTCCAGGCATATTTCCCAAACTTGCGTCTTTTTTCAATGTCTCATTTTCCGTGTCTGAATCGAATaggatgtgtttgtgcttccctgctggctggctgtcctaggaaagggggaaatgtcAGGTCAAACACAGCAAGTACTTGCTGCACTAATACAGAAGTATCTAAAAGGCGTTTCCATGACCTCTGCTATTCCTCCTGCAACTCCAGAGGCATTCCAGGGACGAGGTATGCAGGATTTTGTATATACTCAAAACTGGCAATGTATCAGAAAATCCAGACTATGATTTTTAGGAATCTTAATTCACATACATTAATTACCCTTTTCCGTGTACTCTGGACTATTCAGATAAAAGTTGTGAGTGTAATTACCAGATTCGAAAGTGCTCCTTGAATGAGTTTCTTCTGgagttctctctccctgtgtctctcctccAGAGCCGCCAGCCTCCTCTGGTTGTCCTGCTCCTGTTTGTCTCTTGCAGATTCCTTTGAAGCAGTAGCATGAAGACAAAGCTCCTTATCTTCTAGAAGGCTTGTCTTCCTGTTCTCACATGTATTAGCTTCGCATTCTGGCTTTTTATTGCTTacattcatcttcatttttttggaaagcAGTTTTGGGCTCTCCCGTTGCCGTTTAACGTGTTTCAGAGCCCCTGCAGCGttgctgtccctgtcactgctctCACTGTCACTCTGATcaaggctgggagaggcagctccATGCTCTGAACTGTGGTCTTGTGGAGAActcctgtcttttttcttcccctgtaaACATGGCCTGGAAACAGGCTGATGTCTCTCATCTGCTGAGGAGGCACCAGGTGACGGTGCCTCATGCTGCTCACTGGGcacattttgtctctttttactGCTGACTTGAAGTGCACACAATGGATGGTTCTTGGGCTGTCTTTTAGATGACTCCTCCccagaagaaaatacacaagCTCCAAGTCCTAAACCTACAGACCCCTTCTTTAACCCAGTACTGTCCTTAGTTGACTCTTTCACACAAAGGGACCCCATTCCCCTGAAGGGCTGATATTTCAAACGTGAATTATTTTGTCCCTTGGAGCTTTCCTTATTCTCCCCTGCTAAAATATCAGCCAGCACATCGTCAGgagagatgcttttttttttatctgcaggGTGACATTTAGgaagttttggtttatttgcatTACCCTTAGGATTTTCTTCAGCAGGGGACTGAGCAGAACTCTGTGCACCATCAGATTCCTCTGCAGGTGTCCCAGTGTTTTTGGCAGCCAATGCTTTTAAGTCATGTAAGGAAAGGTCTAAGCGGTAACAGTTTTGCATCATGGACTCATAGTCAGAACTGATTTCAGACTCCCCTTGCTCAGACTCCGAGTGAGAGCTCTCACTATCACTTGTCTCTGCTGTACTGGTAACTGCTGAAGTTTGCAATGCAccaattttggattttttaattttccactttttttcaaTGTGTTCTCCTTCTACATTTTGAGTTTTCAGTGATGAGTCATTTAACAAACCACTTTTTTTGTTAGCTaggatttttttactttccacCTTCATCTGTTCAGAATCTTCTAAAATTGCAGTTTTGCTGCTATTTGGATCTGGAGTTTTACCTTCAGCAATAATTTCATCTGTATCTGCTGAATCATAACCATTACCATATTCCACAGTCTCTTTGTAACTTCCTTTAGTGGTTTTCTTCATGGCATCTGGCTTGCTTAAGGACCAGTGACTACTGTATTTTAATCCAAAATCATCCCCAGTGATTTCCAAGGGGTCACTTTCAGtctcagcatttccagctttccatttttctgtctctttctttacCATGGCTCTGATCTCCTCTTCAGAATCAACATCACTGTCAGAAACACTCGTGTTATTTCGAGCTGTAACTCCACTAACATTCCTCTGATCTGATGATAAACCTTTGCCTGGCGTTTTACGATCCAGACTCCTCGATGGAGGCAATTTCAACTCGTcattgggtttggggtttgatctctggctcagctgtggtgaGCTGGTGTGTTTTGGACGGGGCTGGCACCcagaggacagagctgctgctccattcAGGGCCTCACTGCACAGTGGCCTCGGTTTTTTAGGTGGTTTCTTCATCCCAGAGAACTCTCCTTGTCGTTTCCTGtttgcactgacatctctcccttcCAAGTGCTGGGtgagctcaggcacaggagctgcttgtgCCCGGTCTGGCTCCAGCTTCCTCAGGTTATGGCAGTACTTTGAGGGGTCATATTTCACAATGTTGGTCTGAGTTAAGGAATTAAAACAAGATTCCTCCAGCAAACAGACTCGAGTCTTTCTGAACAGGCTGAATTCTACACGAAAGGACAACAAGGAGCCCTTTTTCATCTCATGTCTTTAAGCAACTGACTTGTGCAGTCTAAGAAACTGCTCCAAATCACACAAATTTACTGCAAGACACACTTGAGGGATTCAGTAAATTGAGTCTGACATAGCAATCAAAATTAAGACTGTTCAGCAACTGTTTCTCCATATgacagaagaaggaagggaactGTGCCTATGCCCAAACAGTaggaaaaggatattttattctttcGCGGATTCCTGAGGTGGAGGACAGGCAAGACTCTGCCAAATTTACCAACAACCCACTtctataggaaaagaaaagtaaacGGTGTTAAACAAAAAGAGAGTGGAAGTAACCCTGGAACAGAGAAAGATGTTTGTTCTTGGATAACAGAACTACTAATAAAAGAACCATCTGTGActaattcatttttgtttatgcTCTTTAGTGAGATATAATCGTACTGTGCAACTTAGCCAGCTTCCTtctcaaaaacaacaaaacccaaagccaaccaaaaccccaaacttctaCGACCTGCAAATAAAGAATGATAACAAAGTAGTAAATTTCTTTACTTTGCAAGTACTATGTCTAATATATGGCTTCTGGTTTATGAGTTaacagcagccactgcacagacagaatcactattattttgctctcttcccctttgccacacacacacaaaaatccctCTAACACCATTCTGtgctttgcaaataattttcaaaactttccaattaatataatttttcctgTCTTAATTTGCATGTTCAGTGATTTTAATCTTCCTCTTGTAAGCACGTGCAGACCCTAATCCTGAATGtgaagcacagagagcagtTCCTGACAGCCCAGCCACCAAAAATTATGTGCTGTATAAAAGTGAGTCACACAGTCTCTTTACAAGCTTTTAAGGGTGACATGAATGTACATTATGCTACAGGCTTATGCAAATTCCCAACATACACAAGGAACAAAGCATTTCCTGATTTAACACCACGAGAGGGGACAAGCAGATCACAATTATTTCCAGTCACtgcaaagaatcacagaatcata from Pithys albifrons albifrons isolate INPA30051 chromosome 3, PitAlb_v1, whole genome shotgun sequence includes these protein-coding regions:
- the LOC139669530 gene encoding nucleolar protein 8-like, whose protein sequence is MKKGSLLSFRVEFSLFRKTRVCLLEESCFNSLTQTNIVKYDPSKYCHNLRKLEPDRAQAAPVPELTQHLEGRDVSANRKRQGEFSGMKKPPKKPRPLCSEALNGAAALSSGCQPRPKHTSSPQLSQRSNPKPNDELKLPPSRSLDRKTPGKGLSSDQRNVSGVTARNNTSVSDSDVDSEEEIRAMVKKETEKWKAGNAETESDPLEITGDDFGLKYSSHWSLSKPDAMKKTTKGSYKETVEYGNGYDSADTDEIIAEGKTPDPNSSKTAILEDSEQMKVESKKILANKKSGLLNDSSLKTQNVEGEHIEKKWKIKKSKIGALQTSAVTSTAETSDSESSHSESEQGESEISSDYESMMQNCYRLDLSLHDLKALAAKNTGTPAEESDGAQSSAQSPAEENPKGNANKPKLPKCHPADKKKSISPDDVLADILAGENKESSKGQNNSRLKYQPFRGMGSLCVKESTKDSTGLKKGSVGLGLGACVFSSGEESSKRQPKNHPLCALQVSSKKRQNVPSEQHEAPSPGASSADERHQPVSRPCLQGKKKDRSSPQDHSSEHGAASPSLDQSDSESSDRDSNAAGALKHVKRQRESPKLLSKKMKMNVSNKKPECEANTCENRKTSLLEDKELCLHATASKESARDKQEQDNQRRLAALEERHRERELQKKLIQGALSNLDSQPAGKHKHILFDSDTENETLKKDASLGNMPGEDTSAPKPSGKLFDSSEDEEDNTDNERFIIKPQFEGKAGEKLLRLQSRFGTDERFRMDARFLESDSEEEETLMPSVTIPPDRTTQFLKGNQVLQKRRGNITACKVKRKKKKKEESEKLPQVSEEVYYDIAADLKDLFGSSKSQSEKREGIPWDKDDAEDSAPPDYLEPVSGNNTAQEPSGFKFSFFGDTEKSGVKEEPYILETIKPGKVTWQEDPRFQDSSSEDDDEPEASEIEKDQEMQVVFVFYLVVVICCCFFACHKEKVQDFSSSPKMMND